A window from Candidatus Nitrospira neomarina encodes these proteins:
- a CDS encoding YciI family protein: protein MKSLLFCCMEEKKWDSLSKSEGDNLIQATMVYCEELRQNGQLLLANPLEPVELAMTVRVRNGGVSLTDGPFAETKEQIGGFFLIEARDINQAVQIASKFPSVRLGSMEVRPVRDLHRQ, encoded by the coding sequence ATGAAATCTCTTCTCTTTTGTTGCATGGAAGAAAAAAAGTGGGACTCCCTATCAAAGAGCGAGGGGGATAATCTTATACAGGCAACCATGGTGTATTGCGAGGAACTGCGCCAGAACGGCCAACTCCTTTTGGCCAACCCCCTCGAACCGGTCGAGTTGGCCATGACCGTGCGGGTCCGCAACGGCGGAGTGTCTCTCACCGATGGCCCTTTCGCCGAAACGAAGGAACAGATCGGCGGATTCTTTCTGATCGAGGCCAGAGACATCAACCAGGCTGTTCAGATCGCTTCCAAGTTTCCATCAGTGCGTCTCGGGAGTATGGAGGTTCGGCCGGTGAGAGACCTGCACCGGCAGTAG